A part of Candidatus Palauibacter australiensis genomic DNA contains:
- a CDS encoding ABC transporter permease: FDFTSTTLSGPLDEDEPDFLKNEPLDPDWAMELGRLPGIQSAAAFVDLSQESYEASVSGDRVEISLLGAGADYLEIDGGDIIAGRWFTQAEAERRAQVTVIDSATAVDLFGNRNPLDREVRIGRGNEAAVFRVIGIYRVAPNLFAGLATHWVWVPFATADKVLRVWDRMISFVVRPEPETELQLAIDATHARMRQLRNLKPGEEDDFAIMTEDQMLELWAQLTGVLFAAMVGLSSIGLMVGGVGVVGIMMISVTERTREIGLRKAMGGRRRDIMWQFLVEAATLTLLGGATGMLMGGAIVWAVNQLTPLPAVVPLWSILAALAASVLTGIGFGLYPASRAAGLDPIDALRYE; the protein is encoded by the coding sequence ACTTCGACTTCACGTCCACAACCCTGTCGGGTCCGCTGGACGAAGATGAGCCTGACTTTCTCAAGAACGAACCGCTCGATCCGGATTGGGCCATGGAGCTCGGCCGCTTACCCGGGATCCAGAGCGCCGCGGCATTCGTGGACCTGAGTCAGGAGAGCTACGAGGCAAGTGTCAGCGGTGACCGGGTCGAGATCTCCCTGCTGGGCGCGGGCGCCGATTATCTGGAGATCGACGGCGGGGACATCATCGCCGGCCGCTGGTTCACGCAGGCGGAGGCCGAGCGGCGGGCGCAGGTGACGGTCATCGACTCGGCCACCGCGGTCGATCTGTTCGGGAACCGCAACCCGCTCGACCGGGAGGTTCGGATCGGGCGGGGCAACGAGGCCGCGGTCTTCCGGGTCATCGGCATCTACCGGGTGGCGCCCAACCTCTTCGCCGGTCTGGCGACGCACTGGGTGTGGGTGCCGTTCGCGACAGCCGACAAGGTGCTGCGCGTGTGGGATCGCATGATCAGCTTCGTGGTCCGGCCGGAGCCCGAGACGGAACTGCAGTTGGCGATCGATGCGACGCACGCGCGCATGCGCCAGCTCCGCAACCTGAAGCCGGGCGAGGAGGACGACTTCGCGATCATGACCGAAGACCAGATGCTGGAGTTGTGGGCACAGCTGACGGGGGTCCTGTTCGCGGCCATGGTCGGCCTCTCGAGCATCGGACTGATGGTGGGGGGCGTAGGCGTCGTCGGGATCATGATGATCTCCGTGACGGAGAGAACCCGGGAGATCGGACTGCGGAAAGCGATGGGCGGGCGGCGTCGGGATATCATGTGGCAGTTCCTGGTCGAGGCGGCCACGCTCACGCTGCTCGGCGGAGCGACCGGGATGCTGATGGGCGGCGCGATCGTGTGGGCGGTGAACCAGTTGACGCCGCTGCCGGCAGTCGTGCCGCTGTGGTCGATCCTGGCTGCCCTTGCGGCGTCCGTGCTGACGGGGATCGGTTTCGGGCTCTACCCGGCCTCGCGGGCCGCGGGGCTGGACCCCATCGACGCGCTGCGCTACGAGTAG
- the bshB1 gene encoding bacillithiol biosynthesis deacetylase BshB1 has product MTETPLDILAVAAHPDDAELTCGGTLARAAEQGYRTGILDLTRGEMASRGTPEIRAEEAAQAAAALGVGVRINAGLPDARLENSLEARRIVVGHLRDLAPATVILPWPRGRHPDHRAASELARDACFLAGLREYEGGPGRRPEKILYAMAYREDAVKPTFVVPLTEAQFQRKVEAARCYASQFEGATAAGEIFPTGQPLVERIETASRHYGSLIRAPHGEPFRTDETMRVSDVTRLGVRSL; this is encoded by the coding sequence ATGACGGAAACACCGCTGGACATCCTCGCGGTAGCGGCACACCCCGACGATGCCGAACTCACCTGCGGCGGGACGCTGGCCCGCGCCGCGGAGCAGGGGTACCGGACGGGGATCCTCGATCTGACGCGCGGTGAGATGGCCTCGCGGGGCACCCCCGAGATTCGGGCCGAGGAGGCGGCCCAGGCGGCGGCGGCGCTGGGCGTCGGGGTTCGGATCAACGCCGGACTCCCGGATGCGCGGCTCGAGAATTCGCTGGAGGCGCGGCGGATCGTCGTCGGACACCTGCGGGACCTCGCCCCCGCGACCGTAATCCTCCCTTGGCCGCGCGGGCGCCATCCGGATCACCGGGCCGCGTCGGAACTCGCGCGCGACGCATGCTTCCTCGCGGGACTGCGGGAGTATGAGGGCGGACCGGGGCGCCGGCCGGAAAAGATCCTCTACGCGATGGCGTATCGGGAGGACGCGGTGAAGCCGACCTTCGTCGTCCCGCTCACGGAAGCGCAGTTCCAGCGCAAGGTCGAGGCGGCGCGGTGCTACGCGTCGCAGTTCGAGGGCGCGACGGCGGCGGGCGAGATCTTCCCCACCGGACAGCCGCTCGTCGAACGCATCGAGACCGCGTCACGACACTACGGCTCGCTGATCCGGGCGCCGCACGGGGAACCGTTCCGTACCGATGAGACGATGCGCGTGAGCGATGTCACACGCCTCGGAGTCCGCTCGTTGTAA
- a CDS encoding cysteine desulfurase family protein has product MMIQPEEERLYLDYAATWPMRPEVWDAMGAELRHGFNPASAHAPGRRAHRCLEVARGRIADLLGCPRSSIYFTGGGTQSDNLAILGFIRSNPGRRPRVFVSAIEHKACIEAADRGVVEGARAARIPVDRSGTIDLAWLRRELAADADAPTLISVMWANNEIGTVQAMGDIVELGHEYGALVHTDAVQALGKVDCDLERTPVDLLSATAHKLGGPVGIGLLYRRPGVTLEPLSYGGGQERSMWPGTQNPIGATGFAAALALALKDREAAVARWTGLRDHLEARIRAEIPDARIHGGDAALRMPNLVSAGIPGCDSGAVLVSLDFEGIAVSGGSACGSDSSVGSDVLDAIGITSDGPYAAVRFSFGHDTSRADIDAAADALARVAARVVAITA; this is encoded by the coding sequence ATGATGATACAGCCGGAAGAAGAGCGGCTTTACCTCGATTACGCGGCGACCTGGCCGATGCGGCCGGAAGTGTGGGATGCCATGGGAGCGGAGCTGCGGCACGGCTTCAATCCCGCGAGCGCGCACGCCCCCGGACGCCGGGCCCATCGCTGTCTCGAGGTCGCGCGCGGGCGGATCGCGGATCTGCTCGGGTGCCCGCGGTCATCCATCTACTTCACGGGCGGCGGCACGCAGTCGGACAACCTCGCGATCCTCGGCTTCATCCGGTCGAATCCCGGGCGCAGGCCGCGCGTGTTCGTGTCCGCGATCGAGCATAAGGCGTGCATCGAGGCGGCAGACCGCGGCGTGGTGGAGGGGGCCCGTGCGGCGCGGATTCCCGTGGACCGCTCGGGCACGATCGATCTCGCGTGGCTGCGGCGGGAACTCGCGGCGGACGCGGACGCGCCGACGCTGATTTCGGTGATGTGGGCAAACAACGAGATCGGCACGGTCCAGGCGATGGGGGACATCGTCGAACTGGGCCACGAATATGGGGCGCTCGTGCACACCGACGCGGTGCAGGCGCTGGGGAAGGTGGACTGCGATCTCGAGCGGACGCCGGTCGACCTCCTGTCGGCGACGGCGCACAAGCTCGGCGGTCCGGTGGGGATCGGCCTCCTCTATCGGCGGCCGGGGGTGACGCTGGAGCCGCTGAGCTACGGCGGCGGACAGGAACGGTCCATGTGGCCGGGCACGCAGAACCCGATCGGCGCGACGGGCTTCGCGGCCGCGCTCGCGCTCGCGCTCAAGGACCGCGAGGCGGCGGTCGCGCGCTGGACCGGCCTGCGCGACCACCTCGAGGCGCGGATCCGGGCCGAGATCCCGGATGCGCGGATCCACGGAGGCGACGCGGCGCTGCGGATGCCGAACCTCGTCAGCGCGGGGATTCCGGGGTGTGACAGCGGAGCCGTGCTCGTGTCCCTCGACTTCGAGGGCATCGCCGTCTCGGGCGGATCGGCCTGCGGCTCCGACTCGAGCGTCGGCTCCGACGTGCTGGACGCGATCGGGATCACGAGCGATGGGCCGTACGCCGCCGTGCGCTTCAGCTTCGGCCACGACACGTCCCGGGCGGACATCGATGCGGCGGCGGACGCCCTAGCGCGGGTCGCCGCGCGGGTCGTCGCCATCACGGCCTGA
- the mnmA gene encoding tRNA 2-thiouridine(34) synthase MnmA codes for MIAPGRLANSVLVAMSGGVDSSLTAALLAREGRPIIGVTMKTFCYTGSEGPTRTCCGLDGIADAKSVAAQLDMPHHVFDVEEEFTRDVIDDFVSEYAAGRTPIPCVRCNSFTKFRDLLVRADALDCRWLATGHYARVVRPRSGPPELHLGADDHKDQTYFLWGMPREALDRLLLPVGELTKPQVRAEARRLGLDTADKPESFEICFVPDNDYAGVLRRYLPEDHPALSPGAIRFEDGSGAGEHPGYAHYTVGQRKGLPGGFPEPMFVLEIRPDSRDVIIGPRASLARSRIGARGVNWLAEPPAAGERIGVRIRHGAAIVEAEVIEATPTGFALDLPVPQSAITPGQSAVLYRDDLVLGGGVIVSN; via the coding sequence ATGATCGCCCCCGGCCGCCTCGCGAACTCCGTGCTCGTCGCCATGTCGGGCGGCGTGGACTCGTCGCTCACCGCGGCGCTGCTCGCGCGCGAGGGCCGCCCGATCATCGGCGTGACGATGAAGACCTTCTGCTACACCGGCAGCGAGGGTCCGACCCGCACCTGCTGCGGCCTCGACGGGATCGCGGACGCCAAGTCCGTCGCGGCCCAGCTCGACATGCCGCACCATGTGTTCGACGTGGAGGAGGAGTTCACGCGCGACGTGATCGACGACTTCGTGTCGGAGTACGCGGCCGGCCGCACGCCGATCCCGTGCGTCCGCTGCAACAGCTTCACGAAGTTTCGGGACCTCCTCGTGCGGGCGGACGCGCTGGACTGCCGCTGGCTGGCTACGGGGCACTATGCGCGAGTCGTCCGGCCCCGCTCCGGCCCGCCGGAACTCCACCTCGGCGCGGACGACCACAAGGACCAGACGTACTTCCTGTGGGGGATGCCCCGCGAGGCGCTCGACCGCCTTCTCCTGCCGGTGGGCGAACTCACGAAGCCGCAGGTGCGGGCGGAGGCGCGGCGGCTCGGCCTCGACACGGCGGACAAGCCGGAGTCGTTCGAGATCTGCTTCGTCCCCGACAACGACTACGCCGGGGTCCTGCGCCGATACCTGCCGGAAGACCACCCCGCTCTTTCGCCCGGCGCCATCCGCTTCGAGGACGGCTCGGGCGCCGGCGAGCACCCGGGCTACGCGCACTACACGGTGGGACAGCGCAAGGGACTCCCGGGCGGGTTTCCCGAGCCCATGTTCGTGCTCGAGATCCGGCCGGATTCGCGCGACGTCATCATCGGGCCGCGGGCCTCACTGGCGCGCTCGCGCATCGGCGCCCGGGGCGTGAACTGGCTGGCCGAGCCTCCCGCCGCCGGCGAGCGCATCGGCGTACGGATTCGGCACGGGGCGGCGATCGTCGAGGCGGAGGTCATCGAGGCGACGCCGACCGGCTTCGCGCTGGACCTGCCCGTCCCTCAGTCGGCGATCACGCCGGGACAGAGCGCCGTGCTTTACCGGGACGACCTCGTCCTCGGTGGCGGCGTCATCGTCTCGAACTGA
- the dnaJ gene encoding molecular chaperone DnaJ: MATQAKDYYKILGVAENASADEIRKAYRKLAKEHHPDANAGDPKSTEKFKEVSEAHGVLSDPDKRKKYDRVRKYGGLGAFGPGQPGGAPGGAGNFKFEDLSDLGGIGGIFSSIFDFGKKAKPEKEGPKRGRNVEYLVTVPLRTAARGGRVAVTVPISEECATCDGDGAAPGTSLIRCEECEGRGEVTFGQGGFSVTRPCPVCMRRGMVPETPCSSCSGRGQVHTRRKLSVKVPAGVEDGSRVRISAKGERGPGGGPPGDLIIKFQVDPDRFFTRDGLDLACEVPINVAQAILGSKVKVRTIGGNKVVLRIPPGTQSGTTFRIRGQGIRRGENRGDQLVKVVLETPDLSGEGLKKVKDLAQQEGLSY; the protein is encoded by the coding sequence ATGGCGACGCAGGCGAAGGACTACTACAAGATTCTCGGGGTCGCCGAGAACGCGAGCGCGGACGAGATCCGGAAGGCCTACCGCAAGCTCGCGAAGGAGCACCACCCGGACGCGAACGCGGGCGATCCGAAGTCGACGGAGAAGTTCAAGGAGGTGTCGGAGGCGCACGGCGTCCTCTCGGATCCCGACAAGCGCAAGAAGTACGACCGCGTGCGGAAGTACGGAGGCCTCGGAGCGTTCGGGCCCGGCCAGCCGGGCGGAGCCCCCGGGGGGGCGGGCAACTTCAAGTTCGAGGACCTGTCCGACCTGGGCGGCATCGGCGGCATCTTCTCTTCGATCTTCGATTTCGGGAAGAAAGCGAAGCCGGAGAAGGAGGGGCCGAAGCGGGGCCGCAACGTCGAATACCTCGTCACAGTTCCGCTCCGCACCGCGGCGCGCGGAGGCCGGGTCGCGGTCACGGTGCCGATCAGCGAGGAGTGCGCGACGTGCGACGGGGACGGCGCCGCCCCGGGCACGTCGCTGATACGCTGCGAGGAGTGCGAGGGCCGGGGCGAAGTCACGTTCGGGCAGGGCGGGTTCTCCGTCACACGCCCGTGTCCCGTCTGCATGCGACGCGGGATGGTGCCGGAGACGCCGTGCTCGAGTTGCTCCGGGCGCGGCCAGGTGCACACGCGGCGCAAGCTCAGCGTCAAGGTGCCCGCGGGAGTCGAGGACGGTTCGCGCGTCCGCATCTCCGCCAAGGGCGAGCGGGGTCCGGGCGGCGGCCCCCCGGGAGATCTCATCATCAAGTTCCAGGTCGACCCCGACCGCTTCTTCACCCGGGACGGGCTCGACCTCGCCTGCGAGGTGCCGATCAACGTGGCGCAGGCGATTCTCGGCTCAAAGGTCAAGGTGAGGACGATCGGCGGGAACAAGGTCGTGCTCAGGATCCCGCCGGGTACTCAGAGCGGCACCACCTTCCGAATCCGCGGCCAGGGCATCCGGCGCGGCGAGAACCGCGGCGACCAGCTCGTCAAGGTGGTCTTGGAGACGCCCGACCTCTCCGGCGAGGGCCTGAAGAAGGTGAAGGACCTCGCGCAACAGGAGGGCCTCTCCTACTGA
- a CDS encoding nucleotide exchange factor GrpE, whose protein sequence is MGKKDLEQEMESAAPEDAAPEDTAPEAAAAEASGDAAERDAREEALETPGHVDEVRPPESDGDPGPAGELAALQDRHLRLAAEFDNFRRRTRRELGDAGERARADLAGKLLELMDDLQRVAETPLDGTTTEALHEGIGLVARKFAKVLADTGVEPVNPVGERFDPNLHDALMMTPTHDPEQDELVSHVVLIGYRLGDRLLRPARVTVFRHEAEAS, encoded by the coding sequence ATGGGAAAGAAGGACCTGGAGCAGGAGATGGAGAGCGCGGCGCCGGAGGATGCCGCTCCGGAAGATACGGCTCCGGAGGCTGCCGCAGCGGAGGCCTCCGGGGACGCCGCCGAGCGGGACGCGCGCGAGGAGGCCCTGGAAACGCCCGGGCATGTAGACGAAGTGCGCCCGCCCGAGTCCGATGGGGACCCCGGCCCGGCGGGAGAACTCGCGGCGCTGCAGGACCGCCACCTCCGGCTCGCGGCGGAGTTCGACAACTTCCGGCGCCGGACAAGGCGCGAGTTGGGCGATGCGGGAGAGCGGGCGCGTGCGGACCTCGCCGGCAAGCTGCTCGAACTGATGGACGACCTGCAGCGCGTGGCCGAGACGCCGCTCGACGGAACGACGACGGAGGCGCTGCACGAGGGGATCGGGCTGGTGGCGCGGAAGTTCGCGAAGGTCCTCGCGGACACCGGCGTGGAGCCGGTGAACCCGGTGGGCGAGCGCTTCGACCCCAACCTCCACGACGCGCTCATGATGACCCCGACCCACGACCCGGAGCAGGACGAACTCGTGTCGCACGTCGTCCTCATCGGATACCGGCTCGGCGACCGGCTGCTCCGCCCCGCGCGCGTCACGGTCTTCCGCCACGAAGCCGAAGCCTCCTGA
- a CDS encoding CinA family protein translates to MFDVAGALIGSLRERGHTLVLAESCTGGLIGASLTAVPGASEVLWGGLISYDDAAKRALLNVSEASLRRHGAVSRAVAEEMAAGARRVAESTWSIAVTGIAGPAGGSADKPVGTVWIAHDGPSRDARCHRFGGSRDEIREAAALEAMRWLDARL, encoded by the coding sequence TTGTTCGACGTCGCCGGGGCGCTCATCGGAAGCCTGCGGGAGAGAGGTCACACGCTGGTGCTCGCCGAGAGTTGCACGGGTGGCCTTATCGGCGCCTCCCTCACCGCGGTACCCGGAGCTTCGGAGGTTTTGTGGGGTGGGCTGATAAGCTACGATGACGCCGCCAAGCGGGCGCTGCTGAACGTGTCGGAGGCGTCGCTCCGCCGGCACGGCGCCGTCTCGCGGGCCGTGGCGGAGGAGATGGCGGCCGGGGCGCGGCGCGTGGCGGAAAGCACCTGGTCCATCGCCGTCACGGGGATCGCCGGGCCCGCGGGCGGATCCGCCGACAAACCCGTGGGCACGGTATGGATCGCCCACGACGGCCCCTCGCGCGACGCGCGGTGTCACCGTTTCGGGGGGAGCCGGGACGAGATCCGGGAAGCGGCCGCGCTCGAAGCGATGCGCTGGCTGGATGCACGGCTTTGA
- a CDS encoding CDP-alcohol phosphatidyltransferase family protein translates to MGGTAAPPQARHGGLGESRERARERRNHTRGRRPTLNLPNAITTGRILAAPVVTALLLQPRPVPRMIAFVVFVLAALSDLWDGHLARARGQVTSFGKIVDPLADKLLLVAALIPVYSINLGQAGTPSLPVFHVIPLWAIVIFLGREALITLLRSFAARRGRIVAAQILGKRKALAQNIFIGSAILWVAFLTPGFVAPGGGAWQWFSAFHGWFTTTFLTLAVLLTLASAVTYLGMFSRVMAGRHS, encoded by the coding sequence ATGGGAGGAACGGCCGCTCCTCCGCAAGCGCGCCATGGCGGTCTTGGAGAGTCTCGAGAGCGTGCTCGCGAGCGACGAAACCACACTAGAGGGCGGAGACCCACACTGAATCTCCCGAACGCGATTACCACGGGCCGGATCCTCGCGGCCCCCGTCGTGACGGCGCTGCTCCTGCAGCCCCGGCCGGTGCCCCGCATGATCGCGTTCGTCGTGTTCGTCCTCGCCGCGCTCTCGGACCTGTGGGACGGACACTTGGCGCGGGCGCGCGGCCAGGTGACCTCCTTCGGCAAGATCGTCGACCCGCTGGCCGACAAGCTGCTGCTCGTCGCCGCCCTCATCCCCGTCTACAGCATCAACCTCGGGCAGGCGGGAACCCCCTCTCTCCCCGTGTTCCACGTCATCCCGCTCTGGGCCATCGTCATCTTCCTGGGGCGCGAAGCGCTGATCACGCTGCTCCGTTCCTTCGCCGCGCGGCGCGGCCGGATCGTCGCGGCGCAGATCCTGGGCAAGAGGAAAGCGCTCGCGCAGAACATCTTCATCGGCTCCGCGATTCTCTGGGTCGCGTTCCTGACTCCCGGCTTCGTGGCCCCCGGCGGCGGGGCGTGGCAGTGGTTCTCCGCGTTCCACGGTTGGTTCACCACGACCTTTCTCACCCTCGCCGTGCTGCTCACGCTGGCCTCCGCCGTGACCTATCTGGGCATGTTCTCGCGGGTCATGGCGGGTCGCCATTCGTAA
- the recR gene encoding recombination mediator RecR: MNAIEALVGEFGRLPGIGRKTARRLTYHLLKSPKDDARRLARAIERVAAEVRVCGDCGNLSDMEPCEYCRSPRRDPGQVCVVEEASDIPAIENSGNFGGLYHVLGGRLSPLDGVGPEDLNIRALLRRLDTPLREVIIATNASVEGEATATYLQRLLASAADVTVTRLARGLPVGGDLEYADGVTIAEAFAGRREM, from the coding sequence GTGAACGCGATCGAAGCGCTCGTGGGCGAATTCGGCCGTCTCCCCGGGATCGGCCGCAAGACCGCGCGGCGGCTCACCTATCACCTTCTCAAGAGTCCGAAGGACGATGCCCGGCGGCTGGCGCGGGCCATAGAACGGGTCGCGGCGGAGGTCCGCGTGTGCGGAGACTGCGGCAACCTCAGCGACATGGAGCCGTGCGAATACTGCCGCAGTCCGAGACGCGATCCGGGACAGGTGTGTGTGGTGGAGGAAGCCTCGGACATCCCGGCGATCGAGAATTCGGGGAACTTCGGAGGTCTGTATCACGTACTTGGCGGACGGTTGTCCCCTCTCGACGGCGTAGGCCCCGAAGACCTGAACATCCGGGCCCTGCTGCGGCGTCTCGACACGCCGCTCCGTGAGGTTATCATCGCGACGAACGCGAGCGTCGAGGGCGAGGCGACCGCGACGTACCTGCAGCGCCTGCTCGCCTCGGCCGCCGACGTCACGGTCACGCGGCTCGCCCGCGGGCTGCCGGTGGGAGGGGACCTGGAGTACGCCGATGGAGTGACGATCGCCGAAGCCTTCGCCGGCCGACGGGAGATGTAG
- a CDS encoding YbaB/EbfC family nucleoid-associated protein, with product MDGVNIQQLIQLSQQMQSRMSEMQEKLERETMTAASGGGMVEVTVDGQGNIKAVSIDPSVVDPEEVEMLEDLIVAAASAAQQRAKDRMESEMRQAAGGLPLPGLGNFLGRP from the coding sequence GTGGACGGCGTGAACATCCAGCAGTTGATTCAACTCAGTCAACAGATGCAGTCGCGCATGAGCGAGATGCAGGAGAAGCTCGAGCGCGAGACGATGACGGCGGCTTCGGGCGGCGGGATGGTCGAGGTGACGGTGGATGGCCAGGGCAACATCAAGGCGGTCTCGATCGACCCCTCGGTGGTGGACCCGGAAGAGGTCGAGATGCTCGAGGACCTCATCGTCGCCGCCGCCTCCGCGGCGCAGCAGCGGGCGAAGGACCGAATGGAGAGCGAGATGCGTCAGGCGGCCGGAGGCCTGCCGTTGCCGGGTCTGGGCAACTTCCTCGGCCGTCCGTGA
- the dnaX gene encoding DNA polymerase III subunit gamma/tau, translated as MAHEPLYRTALARTYRPRGFSELIGQDHIAPTLKAAIESGRVGHAYLFCGPRGVGKTTTARILAMALNCPDRSDGEPCGTCPSCERIWSGGASLDVVEIDAASHRGVEDARDLRRRAAYAPTSEERYKIYILDEAHMLTRDAWNALLKILEEPPPRVIFAFATTEPQKIERGAAPVMSRCQRFDFRRVSVQDIASRMETVLEAEGIPAEPGALRAIARRAEGGVRDALSSLDQVLSFRGDAVELADVRRMLGLVDEDRYLAFFEIAAHGDRAGVFAFVQDLLDDGHDPAEFLRGLGDALRTLLVLRLDPEAEAVELLPESRERFLAAAGALVPADVLRMLAALSEFEASGMLHRSSQPRIQLEVLLLRLVRMESTVGLEELLAALGAPAGEPASRPRAPEPPRRQRERRPSSPPAAPPNPSKSPEPPPPSAAGEEGPPPAPPPTEPSNSAPADASGRTPADASGGTPVARVRDAWAAVVAEMPGLGGVPGLALRGTEVDGLVRDEVRLRVQAGWREELEKLLKDDARADPLRANLAARLGLPAVRFTIVDHRGARMTAGEAARSRVERLLDGNPQLREAVKELDLTLKE; from the coding sequence GGCTCACGAGCCCTTGTACCGCACCGCGCTGGCCAGAACCTACCGGCCCCGAGGCTTCTCGGAGCTGATCGGACAGGACCACATCGCGCCCACGCTGAAGGCCGCGATCGAGTCCGGGCGGGTCGGCCACGCGTATCTCTTCTGCGGCCCGCGCGGGGTCGGGAAGACGACGACCGCGCGCATCCTCGCGATGGCCCTGAACTGCCCCGACCGCTCCGACGGCGAACCGTGCGGCACCTGTCCCTCGTGCGAGAGGATCTGGTCCGGGGGAGCCTCGCTCGATGTCGTGGAAATCGACGCGGCGAGCCACCGGGGCGTCGAGGATGCGCGGGACCTCCGCCGCCGGGCCGCATACGCGCCCACGAGCGAGGAGCGGTACAAGATCTACATCCTCGACGAAGCGCACATGCTCACGCGCGACGCGTGGAACGCGCTCCTGAAGATCCTCGAGGAGCCGCCGCCCCGCGTGATCTTCGCCTTCGCCACCACCGAGCCGCAGAAGATCGAGCGCGGCGCGGCTCCCGTCATGTCCCGGTGCCAGCGATTCGACTTTCGGCGGGTCTCCGTGCAGGACATCGCGAGCCGCATGGAGACGGTGCTCGAGGCCGAGGGAATCCCGGCCGAACCGGGGGCGCTGCGGGCGATCGCGCGCCGGGCCGAAGGCGGCGTCCGCGACGCGCTCTCCTCCCTCGACCAGGTGCTCTCCTTCCGGGGAGACGCGGTCGAACTGGCGGATGTCCGCCGCATGCTCGGGCTCGTCGACGAAGATCGGTATCTCGCCTTCTTCGAGATCGCGGCGCACGGGGATCGGGCCGGGGTGTTCGCCTTCGTCCAGGACCTCCTCGACGATGGGCACGACCCCGCGGAGTTCCTGCGCGGCCTCGGCGACGCGCTGCGAACCCTCCTCGTGTTGAGGCTCGATCCGGAGGCCGAGGCGGTCGAACTCCTCCCCGAGTCGCGCGAGCGTTTCCTCGCTGCCGCCGGGGCCCTGGTTCCCGCGGACGTGCTCAGGATGCTGGCGGCGCTCAGCGAGTTCGAGGCCTCCGGCATGCTCCATCGGTCGTCGCAGCCGCGCATCCAGCTCGAGGTCCTGCTGCTCCGTCTCGTCCGCATGGAATCGACCGTCGGACTCGAGGAGCTCCTGGCCGCCCTGGGCGCCCCGGCCGGCGAGCCCGCGTCGCGCCCGCGAGCGCCGGAGCCGCCCCGGCGCCAGCGCGAGAGGCGTCCTTCGTCGCCCCCGGCCGCTCCCCCGAACCCGTCAAAGTCCCCGGAGCCCCCTCCGCCGTCCGCCGCAGGAGAGGAGGGGCCGCCCCCGGCGCCCCCCCCGACAGAGCCCTCCAACAGTGCGCCGGCAGACGCCTCCGGCAGGACACCGGCAGACGCCTCCGGCGGGACGCCGGTCGCCCGGGTCCGCGACGCGTGGGCCGCGGTGGTCGCCGAGATGCCGGGGTTGGGGGGCGTACCCGGCCTGGCTCTGCGCGGCACGGAGGTCGACGGCCTCGTGAGGGACGAGGTCCGGCTCCGCGTCCAGGCCGGGTGGCGCGAAGAACTTGAGAAACTGCTCAAGGACGATGCGCGTGCCGACCCGCTCCGCGCGAACCTCGCGGCGCGCCTGGGGCTGCCGGCGGTCAGATTCACGATCGTCGACCACCGGGGCGCCCGCATGACCGCCGGGGAAGCGGCCCGGTCGCGGGTCGAACGGTTGCTGGACGGCAACCCGCAGCTCCGCGAAGCCGTGAAGGAACTCGACCTCACCCTGAAGGAGTAG